The Lutra lutra chromosome 1, mLutLut1.2, whole genome shotgun sequence genomic sequence ATCAGAGCAAATGAAAAGCTTCTCCAGAAGTGTGCCTCAACTCAGTCCTTGAGAgattcttacagaaaaaaaaaaaaaaagcttcacacTGGTCCCTCTCACCAAAAATTACAGAACACCAAAAGAGCTATTTTTCAATGAGTGGGAGTCAGTAGACACCACAGAGAGAACTTGAGTCCCCAGAACCTGAAACGGTAGCATGATAGTCTGAAAAgtagtggaagaaggagaaaagcctGCATCAGTTTTATGAGACCAGAATAACCCCAATACCACAACCAGAGACAGTGCAAGAAAGGAAATTACATAGACACAAAAGTCCTAAAGAAAACATTAGCAAACTAAATCTAGCAGTTGTGTGTACGTGAATATATATGAATTGCCCCCAAGAAGGCTTCATTTCAGTATGCCAGGATGATTAAACATTAGAAAGCTTTCAGTGTcgattaaagaagaagaagattttgCTCTATAGGCATAGAGAAGCCTGAGGCTACCTCTCCCTAGTGGAACATGCATCCCTCATTCAGGAATCAAAAAGAGCGATCACACAATGTCAGTGGCAAATAGCTGCTCCCTAGTTTAGCGGAAGGATGAGAAAGGCAAAGTGCCAGGTAGGGCCAGCCGAAGAGAGAGTAAACACGCAGCAAACAGCTACAGGGCTGCTCAAGGCCAGGCAGGTGCCGGGCGCGGGCATGGCTGTGTCTGAGTATGGGGCAGGAATACAGGGGTCGGCCCTCCGCTAATGCAGGTGTTGCCCCTTTGTTTCAGTTTCTCTTCTTTGCGGGATGTGGCTTGCATGGCTATCTGCTCCCGCCAGTGTCCAGCAGCCATGGCCTTCTGCTTCCTGGAGACCGTGTGGTGGGAATTCACAGCTTCCTACGATACCACCTGTATTGGCCTGGCCTCCAGGCCGTACGCCTTTCTTGAGTTCGGTTTGTAACCCTCTCTCTTATATATTGCTCTCTCTTACGGCATTGTGTGTGTCAAACTGATGGTTTAGATTTGGCTTTTGGCCATCAAGGAAAACCTCTGGAGGTGCTGTAGCATGTCACTGGAGGTCAGCCTGGTTCCCTGAGATTTCACTGTGATTGACGCGGCCCGGAAAGCTTCAGGGCTTAGTGCTGGCTTCCCATCTCctcagagcctgaggcagggttgGGGAATGGTGAAACCCATCTCGGTTTTTCCCCATTAGTCCTCTAAGCACGGGTCAGCAAACTGTGGTCCGAGGGCCAGGTGcctggtttgtctttttttaataaagtggaAGTCAGCTACGCTCATTATTTTATGGGTCGCCTGTGGCTGCTTTGTCCCTCATCAGCAGAAttgaatagttgtgacagagaccatacaGGCCCTAGAAGCTGAGAATATTGACTATGTAGCCCTTTAAGAAGACTTGCCAACCTCTCCCTGCTCTAGAGTTACTACTCAAAGGGTGGTTCCCTTATCGTGAGGTTGGTACAGAAAGTGAGAATAACAAATGTTTAGAAATTCATACAGTAATTTGACATTCCTGCAGtctttttattgccttttatCAGAGTATCGGTCTGCATCcatttggaaataagaaaaactaGGCCTTTGCTCAGAGGTCAGAAATACTACTCTGAAAGAGGGTAGTTTTTTCCTAGGCGTTGCCACAGAGGCCTTGTAGAGGCTTGATAATTACAGCGTATGCTCTGTTTTTCTCAGGTGAGTCAAGTCATCCTGAGCTCTCGGGAGAACAGGAGTTgaggtgggagttggggggcCTTCTGTGGCCTCTGTGTAGACAGCTGCTGTCTCCGTGATGCTCTCGAATAAGGGACTGGCAGCAGCTGGTGGGTGCAGAGAAGTGTCACTTTCTGGAACTATTGCCAGAGCCCTCAGACCCCCTCATGTGGCCCACCGGCTGGCATTTCTTTGTCACCTAAGAGGTGCTGGGGAAGTCCCTGGGATACAGGCCTCTTGCCTGGCAGACCTGTGACACAGACAGAAGGTTCTCCCCAAGTCTCCCTGTGAGACCTTGTTCACTGCTGCTCTCAGCCCCGCTTCTTCCTGCAAAGAGGGCAGCTAGCCCCGGACAGACCACAGCTGTGGAGTCCCTTGGCTGTCAGTCCCTTAGTAGCTGTGGACTCTGTTCTTCTCCCCGCCTCGGCGCTGCATGTGCTTTCCTGCTAAAGCGCTGTGTGCACTCTGACAGCAGACCCTTCCCCAGCATCATGCCTGCCCCCTGCTGAGTGGAAGGAGAATATCATAGTAGCTATTCTGTGTCTGCCTTATGCATCAGTTTGCTTTGCCAGTCTGTTTGAAACTACTTCAGATACTTACTAAAACTTGGTAGTGGATTAATACTAAGGTAAATACGATAATTAAAACCAATACCTTTCAAATATAGAATCTTAGTTTATAGAAtcacatttatttgtaatttttttctcacatgcCTTTTTTTGGGGTAATTAGTTCAAGAATAACTGTCTTCCCTTGTTAAGCTTTGAAACGTTTCAGTGAATTGCCCTGGACTGTGCTATCAGAAGTGGCTGAGCTAAGACTCAAGCCCCTATCCTTTGACTCCCTCATCGCTGAGATGCTGGAGAGCATCATTGCCTTCTCTGTAGACATGCGTATTTTAAGTATTATGCACTGAAGAGATTGATGAGACCGGTAATGACACGTAGTAGTTGTTCGACTGTTAGGTATGTCTCAACACACTGGCTGACTTAGTAGCTTGCTTAGAAACGTGAATTTCATTTTGTACGTATTGTTCTGTGAGATCCATTCCCGTGCAGCTGCTTAACTTGGGTTGCTCTCTTTTTGCAGACAGTATCCTTCAGAAAGTGAAGTGGCATTTTAACCACGTAAGTTGTGTTCAGATGGGGAGCAGCTTGGAAAAAATTCAGGAGGAGCTGGCGTTCCAGCCTCCAGTGGTCCTCACTCTGGAGGACACCGATGTGGCAAATGGAATAATGAACGGTCACACACAGATACACTTGGAGCCTGGTAAGTGGTTAGCTGTGCTCTGGTGTTGATGAAGATGGCATGACGTTAGGCATTTCAAATGGacactgacctttttttttttcttttttctttaaatcggaggctttttggggggtgggtgatGAAATATGTGGGGAAATATAGGGACTGATCCTGTTTGCAGGTGACTGTTAGAAAACACTTGACTCTTACGATAGCGAATTGATTGCGGGAGTGGGCAACTCGTGATGACGTTCAGAAGATTGACTTGAGAGATTGTTTCCTTAACTGGGGTGAAGTCTACAAGTTTCAACATGAAGGAAGTTACTTACTAAACTGTAGATTTatacatgctctttctctttctcttttctatttttcgcTTTTACAGGgaatccttatcttttttttttttttttaagattttattatttatttgacagagatcacaagtaggcagagagagagaagcaggctccctgctgagcagagagccccatgtggagctcaatcccaggactctgggatcatgacctgagctgaaggcagaggcttaacccactgagccacccaggtgccccagggaatcCTTATCACTTAGTGCAACATTGCAAATCTCCACTGAGAAACCCTTGTCCCCTTTAACAGAGCGAGGGAAGGGCATGGGGATAATAGCAGGTAGGGCCAGAGCTGCAGCTTCTAACGTTCTCACTGTCTGGTTCTCCGTGAGCCCTGGGGACATCCATCTGTCCCTGTGGTTTACCAAGCTGAGTGCCCTGGCATTCCGTGACGTGATCTGGCATTAACCCCTTTAGTCACTAAATACCTACCATGTAACaaagcatgattttttttgttttgttttgttttccttgttacacacaaaccaatttttaattaaagtggaTATTTATATCCTAAGCCTTCTGTAGTGGTGTAAGAACTGAATCCTTCTTTGAAAGATAGAGTTGTCTCCACTATAACAGTCTAATTATCTTAACAGTTTTTATACTGAGCTCATTGGTTGAAATTTAAAAGTGGTGTgttaaaaatgttcacatttttggCTTACCTTTGTGTTTTGATTTAATCTATTTCAACCAATACTTTCCTGGATTGGCTTTCATGCCAGTCAGTAAGTGGTCATTTATATTGGGAATGGACTTAACTTTCTTAGCATGGGGCATTTGAGCCCCAAGCTGCTTCTTTTGCCTTATGTAAAGACGGGGTAACTTTgtaatatgtgttttattttttaaccactTAGACAAGAGAAGCAAATCCAGAAAATGTCAACTTGCTTATCTTTCTAGGACATTTTACAGTGGTTTGACTCACCCTATTGTCCCGAGGCTAGAATCTTTACAGGTAGCATGTTCTGTTCTAATAGGAACTTGGATAGCTCGGTGGAAACTCTAACACACTAACAACAGGCATCAGTAGGGTTGTGGCTAGATAtttgtacgtgtgtgtgtgtgtgtgtgtgagtgtgtgtgtgtgtgaaatgtagGACAAGAAGGgatgattttaaaagatcacagtaagagaatgggggtgggagggagtcaCCATTTAATTGTGTGACCTGGAATCAGTCTTAGCAGATGTCTTTGAAGAGAGAATGATCATTTGTTCTAGAGTTCCAGAAACAGCTTATAGCTCAAATAATCAAtgtttccctcctcttcccagttattttagaatttaagaaactgcATTTGCTGTGAATTACTTTAGAAGCACAGGAGACACTGAATACTGTCCTTGTTTAAAATTTGAGAGTTGAAGTATATGATAGAAATGCTGTCAGAATTTGACAACCAGTTTACAGATAAAGCCATACATTGCTTTAAATCAGGAGTTCTCAATCTAAGCCGTACTGACATTTTGTACCAGATGATCCCTCATTGTGAGTGGCTGTCCTGGGCATTGTAGGATGTTCAGAAGCCTTCATGGCCTCTACCCACTGGATACCACTGACACCCTGTTTGCAGTGTtgacaacccaaaatgtctcTAGCATTGCCACATATCCACTGAGGGGTTAATCACCGCTGGCTGAAAACCACAGCTTTAAATAGAGAGAAAATCAGGCCCTGAAAAACCTGTGCTTCTTTGGAGAAGGACCTCTTTCTGGAAGAACTCACTTCAGATTCCCAGATCCATTCTGTCcttcatttcttgccttttttgctCTCTAACAGCTGCTGCTTTTAGCTAATACGtttgtaattctgtgtttaacatACTGAGCCTGCCATTAGTGGAGGTCTAGTTAatgtctctgtttatttttctttcatgtagaAATTATGTTCACtagacacttattttttttaattgtgaagcTCCTAATTTCCGAATGGAACCAGTGACAGCCCTGGGTGTCCTCTCGCTTATTCTCAATATCATGTGTGCTGCTCTGAATCTCATCCGTGGGA encodes the following:
- the SEC22C gene encoding vesicle-trafficking protein SEC22c isoform X5 — translated: MSMILFACVVRVRDGLPLSASTDFYHTQDFLECRRRLKTLALRLAQYPGRGSAEGCDFNIHFSSLRDVACMAICSRQCPAAMAFCFLETVWWEFTASYDTTCIGLASRPYAFLEFDSILQKVKWHFNHVSCVQMGSSLEKIQEELAFQPPVVLTLEDTDVANGIMNGHTQIHLEPAPNFRMEPVTALGVLSLILNIMCAALNLIRGIHLAEHSLQVAHEEIGNILAFLIPFVACIFQPTAGALLCVS
- the SEC22C gene encoding vesicle-trafficking protein SEC22c isoform X2 produces the protein MSMILFACVVRVRDGLPLSASTDFYHTQDFLECRRRLKTLALRLAQYPGRGSAEGCDFNIHFSSLRDVACMAICSRQCPAAMAFCFLETVWWEFTASYDTTCIGLASRPYAFLEFDSILQKVKWHFNHVSCVQMGSSLEKIQEELAFQPPVVLTLEDTDVANGIMNGHTQIHLEPAPNFRMEPVTALGVLSLILNIMCAALNLIRGIHLAEHSLQVAHEEIGNILAFLIPFVACIFQGSSDVRSVSGKPSWQETCGKGLVSVIWEWPDMETSGHVY
- the SEC22C gene encoding vesicle-trafficking protein SEC22c isoform X3, whose translation is MSMILFACVVRVRDGLPLSASTDFYHTQDFLECRRRLKTLALRLAQYPGRGSAEGCDFNIHFSSLRDVACMAICSRQCPAAMAFCFLETVWWEFTASYDTTCIGLASRPYAFLEFDSILQKVKWHFNHVSCVQMGSSLEKIQEELAFQPPVVLTLEDTDVANGIMNGHTQIHLEPAPNFRMEPVTALGVLSLILNIMCAALNLIRGIHLAEHSLQVAHEEIGNILAFLIPFVACIFQGEGSHLQTMQTKERSLRRNQPCRHLDLKLPASQP
- the SEC22C gene encoding vesicle-trafficking protein SEC22c isoform X4, with translation MSMILFACVVRVRDGLPLSASTDFYHTQDFLECRRRLKTLALRLAQYPGRGSAEGCDFNIHFSSLRDVACMAICSRQCPAAMAFCFLETVWWEFTASYDTTCIGLASRPYAFLEFDSILQKVKWHFNHVSCVQMGSSLEKIQEELAFQPPVVLTLEDTDVANGIMNGHTQIHLEPAPNFRMEPVTALGVLSLILNIMCAALNLIRGIHLAEHSLQVAHEEIGNILAFLIPFVACIFQDQPCHKMASRRHSRQRVVRLQAQGMAPFCRDPS